In the bacterium genome, CGTCGGTCTCGCCGGAGGGCAGATAGGGGGGCGTCCCGGCACCGGTGATGATCACCACCGTGTCCTTCGCCCCCACCCGTTCTTGGAGCAGGCGCGCCGCGCGCAGGCTCAGCGGCGATCCCCCCTGAGCCTCCCGTGCCGCTCGGTACAGGGGCTCGATGATGCCCCGATCGATCCCCGGACTCCGCATTTCCACACATATCAGCCGATCGATGCTCTCTGCGATAATCTCAGGCATCGCTCTCCTCGTTTCAAAGGGGTTAATGTAGCCGCGCTCGGCGGCCCGATTGCGCCGACTCGATCAAACCAGTGGTCGCTGCCGTGGCATCCGCGCCATCTTTCCTCCGCACGTCGACATCGCATTCACCCCCCGGGCTGTCTCGGGATGCCCGAGTGTGGTTCCCCGGCATTCACAGAATATCCTTAATTCGCCATTAAGTTGGCTTTTCGACCTCCCTCGCTCGCTTCCAGTCACAATCGTCCGTCGGTACCTCGAGAGCCAAGTCCAGACCCAGAAGGGAGTGGTCCAGGACTATCAGCCTTTGATGGAGGTTCGGAGATAGGCTACCGCATCAAAGTTGGGCATACAGATGTCTCGAGGGTCTGGAAGGGATGGTCCGCTGAGGGATGCGGTCCAGTAGGCGCAGATGCGACCATCAGATGGCGAAGAATGATCGCGGGCCTGTGACAAAGTATATGATGAAGCGGAAGGGAGGAGCCTATGAACCCTGGGTCGGCTATTCTGATTGCCATTTCTCTTTTGGGATACGCCTCACCGCTCGCAACGGCTCAGGAACCTGATCCATCGAACGCAGTGTTCATGGTTCATATCACGGATCGTGACCCGGTTTTTAACAGTACAACGCAAGAATATCGAGTACATTCATATGGTTTCTGCACCGCATTTTTCATCGGCGCAGAAGGAACAGCAATGACCAACAGCCATTGCGGAGCGCGGGTTGTGAAAGACCCCGACAAATATCGGATGATTGCGATTGTAGGAACAGAATGGTATGACGTGCAGATGATCTGCGCAAGTCATCTTCCCTATGATGCCACAACGCACCCGAGAGAGGTCGAGTTTTCCAAAGATGTCTCGGAAATCAAATTAATTCCTTCAGACGCATACGCCGGAAAAAAGACGACATTCTATTACCCCATCAAGGAACTGGAAATGAGGCCATGGGCGACGCCGCATCAAGGCGCGTTGCCGGCCTTTCCGTTTTTGGTGATTGATGGTCATCCGCAGGGAGATGTTAGAGTGGTTGGGTTCGGGCAAATCGGGGCCATTCCTGAAAAGTGGACTGCCAGGGGGGTGGTGGAGAAATTCTTCAGAGCACGCGATGGCACCGAGACGTTCGGCATTGAGATGGACAATGGACGGGCGCAACCGGGGGACAGTGGCGCTCCGGTCCTGAATGGTCAGAACCGAGTCGTTGGTTTATGGACGTGGCACGACACCACTAAGAGCAACATGGGATATGCGCAAAGTAATAGTGTTCTGAGAAACTTCTGCCATTAGCCCGCAGTGCCTTTCATGCGCACGCTCCTAAGAAATAGCTGGAAAGGATGACCGCTCAGCTCGCCTTTCTCAGTGCGATCGTGCTTCTCTACCCTCGAAGCTGTTGGTGGGAGAGAACATCTGAAAATAGGGACACTCCGCACATATGGAATCCCGCCGATCAATAGCATGGCCGAGGGCTGAAGACGCAGGCGGAAAATGCGCTCGGGAAGCGCTCCCTACGATGCGGCCGAAGGCTTACGGATTCCTCTGCGCCTCGGTCGCAGGACAAGTTCGCCCCCGCAGTTTGGGCATATATGCATCAGTTGAGAGGTACAGTCTCCACAAAAGGTGCACTCGAAGCTGCAGATATACGCCTCACCTTCCACCTGCAACACGCGGTTGCACTTTTCGCACTTGTCCCGCATCTCTAACGCCATGATTCTCACCAAGAAGCGAAGTCATTCAGTCGAGAAATTCTTACGAACCGGGCCCGTCACCTTCCGAACAGGTGACATACCCGCGGCCAAGCGAATTCCCGAGTGGGAGAGGCGCAGAACATCAACGTACGGGCATAACGAACCGCCTCCGAGCCATGGCTGATCGAGAAAAGGGGTAGGCGTTTGCCATCGACTAATGCAAGGCGTGCAGTGGCTGCTCCCCGCGTTATCAGCATCGAGGACCTGCGGTCCCTGGCTCGGGCCCGCCTGCCGAAAGTGATATTCAACTACCTAGACGGCGGCGCAGAGGGGGAAGTCACGCTTCAAGAAAATCGCCGGGCATTTGCCACTGTAACATTCCGACCTCGTTATGCGGTCCCTGTTCCCAAGTGTGACTTGCGCACTCGCGTCCTGGGCCACGACCTTTCTATGCCCGCTCTCCTCGGTCCCGTAGGTTATAGTCGGCTGTTTCATCCCGGCGGCGAAATAGCCGCCGCCAGAGCAGCAGGGACAGCGGGGACGGCTTATATTCTCTCCACGGTCTCTGGGCACCGATTGGAGGATGTAAAAGCAGCCTCCTCCGGGCCGGTGTGGTATCAGCTCTATTTGGTGGGTGGGCGGGAGGCCGCTGAGGCAGGGATCGAACGCGCCCGACTGGCGGGTTTCACAGCGTTGGTCGTCACAATTGATACGCCCGTCGTGGGCATGCATGAAGAGGAACTGCGCAATGGCGCAAAAGAGTTGCTGTCCAAAAACGCGGTCGCCAAGATCCCCTTTCTGCCGCAGTTGCTGGCGCGTCCGCGATGGCTCGCCGCTTTTCTGCTCGACGGCGGCGTCCCCAAGCTGCCTAATATCGTCATTCCGGACAGCGGGCAAATGACCCTCATCAACGCCC is a window encoding:
- a CDS encoding serine protease; translation: MNPGSAILIAISLLGYASPLATAQEPDPSNAVFMVHITDRDPVFNSTTQEYRVHSYGFCTAFFIGAEGTAMTNSHCGARVVKDPDKYRMIAIVGTEWYDVQMICASHLPYDATTHPREVEFSKDVSEIKLIPSDAYAGKKTTFYYPIKELEMRPWATPHQGALPAFPFLVIDGHPQGDVRVVGFGQIGAIPEKWTARGVVEKFFRARDGTETFGIEMDNGRAQPGDSGAPVLNGQNRVVGLWTWHDTTKSNMGYAQSNSVLRNFCH
- a CDS encoding alpha-hydroxy acid oxidase, with amino-acid sequence MAAPRVISIEDLRSLARARLPKVIFNYLDGGAEGEVTLQENRRAFATVTFRPRYAVPVPKCDLRTRVLGHDLSMPALLGPVGYSRLFHPGGEIAAARAAGTAGTAYILSTVSGHRLEDVKAASSGPVWYQLYLVGGREAAEAGIERARLAGFTALVVTIDTPVVGMHEEELRNGAKELLSKNAVAKIPFLPQLLARPRWLAAFLLDGGVPKLPNIVIPDSGQMTLINARAGLLRAAFTWEDLRWIRRVWPGPIVIKGVLTGDDARRAVDEGTAAVVVSNHGGRQLDCVPASLKVLPEIVAAVNGKVEVLMDGGIRRGSDIIKAICLGASAVLVGRAYAYGLAAGGESGVARTLEILQADLERTLKLLGCASISGLDRSYVHVSTN
- a CDS encoding DUF1272 domain-containing protein, which encodes MALEMRDKCEKCNRVLQVEGEAYICSFECTFCGDCTSQLMHICPNCGGELVLRPRRRGIRKPSAAS